Proteins from a genomic interval of Onychostoma macrolepis isolate SWU-2019 chromosome 17, ASM1243209v1, whole genome shotgun sequence:
- the LOC131522953 gene encoding mitoregulin-like, whose product MADVSERTLQVALVVSFAAGFIAGWQANRMRRRFLDWRKKRLQDKLAETQKKLDLS is encoded by the coding sequence ATGGCCGATGTGTCGGAGAGGACGTTACAGGTCGCTTTAGTTGTTTCGTTTGCGGCTGGTTTTATCGCTGGCTGGCAGGCAAACAGAATGCGAAGAAGGTTCTTGGACTGGCGGAAAAAGAGGTTACAGGACAAGCTCGCAGAAACACAGAAGAAGCTAGACCTGTCATGA